One genomic region from Anabaena sp. PCC 7108 encodes:
- a CDS encoding DsbA family protein: MNNDRQHRLLFVPPSTQDHKQGMLSASVVLVMYGDYQCQESADVYRLLKVIGRQLSLSLGEDYLCFIFRHFPQIQIHFHALRAAEAAEAAAVQGQFWQMHDILFIHQQQLADGYLVEYANDLGLDISQFLQDMFKHIHLERINQDIESGIHSGITATPALFINGIRYSVGVARRRHRWNMEQLIAAIVNTAN, translated from the coding sequence GTGAACAATGACCGTCAACACCGTTTATTATTTGTCCCACCTTCAACCCAGGATCATAAACAGGGGATGTTAAGTGCCTCTGTGGTACTGGTGATGTATGGAGATTATCAATGTCAAGAGAGTGCGGATGTTTATCGGTTGCTGAAAGTTATTGGGCGACAACTGAGTCTTTCGTTGGGAGAGGATTATTTGTGCTTTATTTTCCGTCATTTTCCGCAGATACAAATTCATTTTCATGCTCTACGTGCGGCGGAAGCGGCGGAAGCGGCTGCTGTTCAAGGTCAGTTTTGGCAGATGCATGACATTTTGTTTATTCATCAACAACAGTTAGCAGATGGTTATTTAGTAGAGTATGCCAACGATCTAGGACTCGATATCTCCCAATTTCTGCAAGATATGTTTAAGCATATACATCTTGAGCGGATTAATCAAGATATCGAAAGTGGTATTCACAGTGGAATAACGGCTACCCCAGCTTTGTTTATTAATGGGATTCGCTATAGCGTAGGCGTAGCCCGCCGCAGGC
- a CDS encoding DUF1348 family protein, with amino-acid sequence MNNPENPRLPLPSFAHESAIQKVRIAEDAWNTRNPEKVSLAYMSESTGS; translated from the coding sequence ATGAACAACCCCGAAAATCCTCGACTACCCCTGCCGTCTTTCGCTCATGAATCTGCCATCCAAAAAGTCCGAATTGCAGAAGATGCTTGGAACACACGCAATCCTGAAAAAGTATCACTCGCTTACATGTCAGAAAGTACTGGCTCATGA
- a CDS encoding mercuric reductase: MEVDTQHYDDIIIGGGKAGKTLAPALVADGRKTALVERSLNMIGGGCINIACIPTKTMVASASVANTVRNSAAYGVKANTPIVNLAEVIQRKRSVVQSAREMNLHNLETALDNNLIIGEARFVAPKTIAVTTTEGNNRLLTAERLFINTGTRPLIPSVPGLTEVEFLTSESIMELEYLPEHLIVLGSGYIGLEFAQMFRRFGCRVTVIGQSEQILSQQDPDIAIAVQTLLEQDGIEFLLKAKVLRVDRTGNETILRIQVGDREITLQGSHLLVAVGRAPNIDSLNLAAAGVATDTRGFIQVNDRLETNVPGIWALGDINGGPQYTHISLDDYRIIKANLIDGGNRNTRVRLIPSCLFIDPELAHVGLTETEARQQGYTIRVAKLDVAAIPRAKTLGKTDGLLKAIVDTKTGHILGVSLLCHEAGEVISTVQMVMQAQMSYTVLRDGVLTHPTMTEGLNLLFSKL, from the coding sequence ATGGAAGTGGACACTCAACACTATGACGATATTATTATCGGCGGCGGCAAAGCGGGTAAAACACTTGCACCAGCGCTAGTTGCTGACGGACGTAAAACCGCTCTGGTTGAACGCAGTTTAAATATGATCGGTGGCGGATGCATCAATATCGCTTGCATTCCTACTAAAACGATGGTGGCGAGTGCCAGTGTTGCAAACACAGTGCGAAACAGTGCCGCTTATGGTGTTAAAGCCAATACACCCATCGTTAATTTAGCAGAGGTGATCCAACGAAAACGATCGGTTGTGCAATCTGCACGTGAAATGAATTTGCACAATCTAGAAACGGCTCTGGATAACAACTTGATCATCGGGGAAGCAAGGTTTGTTGCTCCCAAAACGATCGCAGTAACAACAACTGAGGGGAACAATCGCTTACTTACCGCCGAACGCTTATTTATTAATACAGGCACACGACCGTTAATTCCATCTGTACCCGGACTTACTGAAGTTGAGTTTTTAACGAGTGAGTCGATTATGGAGCTAGAATACTTGCCTGAACACCTGATCGTTCTCGGTAGTGGCTATATTGGTTTAGAGTTTGCTCAGATGTTTCGGCGCTTTGGCTGTCGCGTTACTGTCATTGGGCAAAGTGAGCAAATCCTGTCACAGCAAGATCCAGATATAGCGATCGCCGTGCAAACATTACTGGAACAAGATGGTATTGAATTCTTATTAAAAGCGAAGGTGTTGAGGGTTGATCGCACTGGTAATGAAACCATTCTGAGAATCCAAGTTGGCGATCGTGAAATCACCCTCCAAGGGTCGCATTTGCTTGTCGCCGTCGGTCGTGCGCCCAATATCGATAGCTTAAATTTAGCTGCTGCTGGTGTGGCAACCGATACACGCGGATTTATTCAAGTCAATGATCGCCTAGAGACGAATGTACCAGGCATTTGGGCATTAGGCGACATCAACGGCGGCCCGCAATACACTCATATATCGCTCGATGATTATCGGATTATCAAAGCCAATTTAATTGATGGTGGCAACCGCAACACGAGGGTTCGCCTGATTCCTTCCTGTCTGTTCATCGATCCAGAACTGGCCCATGTGGGTTTGACAGAAACCGAAGCACGACAACAAGGGTATACCATTCGAGTAGCGAAACTAGATGTTGCCGCTATTCCCAGAGCGAAAACATTGGGTAAAACTGATGGCTTACTGAAGGCGATCGTAGATACTAAGACAGGACATATTCTCGGTGTTTCACTCTTGTGTCATGAAGCGGGTGAAGTGATTTCAACGGTGCAGATGGTGATGCAAGCTCAAATGTCTTACACCGTTTTGCGCGATGGCGTGTTGACTCATCCCACAATGACCGAAGGGTTAAACTTGCTGTTTTCAAAGTTGTAA
- a CDS encoding cysteine hydrolase — protein sequence MKINKNDTAVVVIDPQNDVLSEKGVSWDLVGESVKDNKTIENIERIFKAAKQNEFEVFISPHYYYPTDHSWKFAGNLEQIMLEVKEFDRRGALSLDGFLGSGADWLDRYKPFIEDGKTIVASPHKVYGPQTNDLVLQLRKRKISKVILLGMLANLCVEAHLRELLEQGFEVLVVKDATAAPRHPQLGDGYKAALINFGYIANAVLSTDEVVAAME from the coding sequence ATGAAAATCAACAAGAATGACACCGCAGTAGTCGTCATCGATCCGCAAAACGATGTCTTGAGCGAAAAAGGGGTTTCCTGGGATTTGGTGGGTGAGAGTGTTAAGGATAACAAGACTATCGAAAATATTGAGCGAATCTTCAAAGCCGCGAAGCAGAATGAATTCGAGGTTTTTATCTCCCCTCACTATTACTACCCCACCGACCATAGTTGGAAATTTGCCGGAAACCTAGAGCAAATCATGCTTGAGGTTAAGGAGTTCGATCGCCGTGGTGCGTTGAGCCTCGATGGATTCCTGGGATCGGGTGCTGACTGGCTTGATCGTTATAAGCCCTTCATTGAGGATGGCAAGACGATTGTGGCCAGTCCACACAAAGTCTATGGGCCGCAAACTAACGACCTCGTTTTGCAACTGCGTAAACGCAAGATTAGCAAAGTCATTCTACTTGGAATGTTAGCAAATCTTTGTGTTGAAGCTCATCTACGCGAATTGCTCGAACAGGGATTTGAGGTTCTTGTCGTTAAGGATGCAACAGCAGCCCCTCGGCATCCGCAACTGGGCGACGGCTACAAGGCAGCACTGATTAACTTTGGGTATATCGCCAATGCAGTCCTGTCTACGGATGAAGTTGTAGCAGCAATGGAGTAA
- a CDS encoding Gfo/Idh/MocA family protein — protein MENGKIGVGIIGVHPSRGWAMTAHLPALQASPDFKIVALTNSDPTMAEEAALKFNVPYAFQLHEDLLACPDVDLVVVTVKVPYHFELVSAAIRGGKSVYCEWPLANGLQEAVELEQLAKKYKVHAVVGLQSRTTPEVNFIRDLIRDGYVGEVLSVSLIGSGMIGGAMIPEQFAYTLNPKNGAGMINVAFAHAIDAVGYVLNSELSEVMATLDSRRKTAQVVETGASVAMETPDQIVINGKMKSGCVVSAHFRGGLSRGSNFRLEINGTQGDLIVTSSLGYPGLGETKVQGAQGEDAAMQNLDVPQKYIMSNADIGIIAMTVSNNYALLATDFKSGTKTTPTFADAVILHRLINAVEQSAATGSRQYT, from the coding sequence ATGGAAAATGGAAAAATCGGCGTTGGTATCATTGGTGTTCATCCCTCGCGCGGATGGGCTATGACCGCGCATCTACCTGCGTTGCAAGCATCACCTGATTTCAAAATCGTTGCATTGACAAATTCAGATCCAACTATGGCGGAGGAAGCGGCACTCAAGTTTAATGTACCGTATGCCTTCCAACTTCATGAGGATTTGTTGGCGTGTCCAGATGTGGATTTGGTTGTCGTTACCGTCAAAGTGCCATATCACTTTGAATTGGTGAGTGCTGCAATCCGGGGTGGAAAATCGGTTTATTGCGAATGGCCTTTGGCTAACGGACTGCAAGAGGCAGTTGAACTGGAACAACTCGCTAAAAAATACAAAGTTCATGCGGTGGTGGGATTGCAGTCTCGCACAACGCCGGAAGTTAATTTTATTCGTGACTTAATTCGCGATGGTTATGTAGGTGAGGTTCTGTCCGTTTCACTTATTGGTTCAGGAATGATCGGCGGAGCAATGATTCCTGAACAATTTGCTTATACTCTAAATCCAAAGAATGGTGCTGGCATGATAAATGTTGCCTTTGCCCATGCGATCGATGCTGTGGGTTATGTGCTGAACTCTGAGTTGAGTGAGGTTATGGCAACGTTAGATAGCAGGAGAAAGACAGCGCAGGTAGTCGAAACAGGGGCGAGCGTTGCGATGGAAACACCGGATCAAATTGTCATCAATGGTAAAATGAAAAGCGGCTGCGTGGTTTCTGCCCATTTTCGAGGGGGTTTATCACGAGGCAGCAATTTCAGGTTGGAGATTAACGGGACGCAAGGCGATCTGATTGTCACAAGTTCGCTTGGCTATCCTGGGCTTGGCGAAACTAAAGTCCAAGGCGCTCAAGGTGAAGATGCTGCTATGCAAAACCTTGATGTCCCGCAAAAATATATAATGTCAAATGCAGATATAGGGATAATAGCAATGACTGTTTCCAATAACTATGCTCTACTTGCTACCGATTTTAAAAGTGGAACAAAAACGACACCAACATTTGCAGATGCTGTGATTTTGCACCGTCTCATAAATGCAGTTGAACAATCGGCTGCAACTGGTAGTAGACAATATACCTAA